The following proteins come from a genomic window of Brevibacillus antibioticus:
- a CDS encoding NADPH-dependent 2,4-dienoyl-CoA reductase, with protein sequence MELSKIWEPIQIGPMTLPNRIMMGSMHVGFEKLQNGVERLATFYAERANGEAGLIVTGGAAVHPEGGMGDEYCNVYQDEDIEKLRLITKAVHQANGRIALQLFHAGRYAYKEATGLDPVAPSPLQAPINRWKPRELNAEEIEATIQCFADGAVRAKKAGFDAVEIMGSEGYLINQFLSPVTNKREDEWGGDFLRRARFGIEVAKRVRQAVGPDYPVIYRMSGLDLMPDSTTMEETLQFANMLEEAGADALNVGIGWHESQVPTIGMMVPRGAYVWVAQQIKQVVNIPVIASNRISDVRQAEKILYEECSDMVSMARPFLADPYIVQKSKEGRFDEVNTCIACNQACLDHIFDGKVASCLVNPLVGREAEWQLVPAENRKKVAVIGAGPAGLEAARVLAERGHQVVIMEAKKQIGGQLNYARQVPGKEEFNETLRYYRTELARLGVEIRLGTLAEAEALIEEGFAEVVVATGVIPRRPEIPGVELGHVKGYDAVFEKRAKVGRQVVIVGAGGIACDLSHLLMHDETISPKAAEYLQEYRILDGRAVQKLQQRKRKISMLRRGKHVGSGLGKTTRWAVLANLKRRGVEMLTQIEYSRIAEEGVYFIQNGEERMIPADTVIVAAGATSNNSLYHTLLDRLPVHLIGGAKEAGELDAKRAILEGATVGRAI encoded by the coding sequence GTGGAACTTTCAAAAATATGGGAACCGATTCAAATTGGTCCGATGACGTTGCCAAATCGGATAATGATGGGGTCCATGCACGTTGGATTTGAAAAGCTTCAGAATGGTGTAGAGCGGCTTGCTACCTTTTACGCAGAGCGTGCTAATGGAGAGGCAGGTTTGATCGTGACAGGAGGGGCTGCCGTACATCCAGAAGGCGGCATGGGCGACGAGTATTGCAATGTATACCAAGACGAGGATATCGAGAAATTGCGCCTGATCACGAAAGCGGTTCATCAAGCCAATGGGAGAATTGCATTGCAGCTGTTTCATGCAGGGCGTTATGCGTACAAGGAAGCAACAGGATTAGACCCGGTAGCACCATCGCCATTGCAGGCGCCGATTAACCGTTGGAAGCCGAGAGAGTTAAATGCTGAGGAGATCGAAGCAACGATCCAATGCTTTGCTGATGGCGCCGTCCGTGCTAAAAAAGCTGGCTTCGATGCCGTAGAAATTATGGGTTCGGAAGGATACTTGATCAATCAATTTTTGTCCCCTGTGACCAATAAGCGAGAAGATGAGTGGGGTGGGGACTTTTTACGCAGAGCCCGTTTTGGCATCGAGGTGGCTAAGCGTGTCCGCCAAGCAGTGGGGCCGGATTATCCGGTCATCTACCGGATGTCGGGATTGGACTTGATGCCAGATAGTACGACGATGGAAGAGACATTGCAATTTGCCAACATGCTGGAGGAGGCAGGAGCTGATGCTCTCAATGTCGGAATTGGCTGGCATGAATCACAAGTACCGACGATTGGCATGATGGTGCCGCGTGGAGCGTATGTATGGGTGGCCCAGCAAATCAAGCAGGTCGTGAACATCCCGGTTATCGCGAGCAATCGAATCAGCGACGTGCGCCAGGCTGAAAAGATTTTGTATGAAGAATGTAGTGATATGGTTTCAATGGCCCGCCCATTTTTAGCGGACCCGTATATCGTTCAAAAAAGCAAGGAAGGGCGCTTTGATGAAGTAAACACATGTATCGCTTGCAATCAAGCCTGTCTCGACCATATCTTTGATGGGAAGGTAGCTTCCTGTCTGGTTAACCCTCTCGTCGGCAGGGAAGCAGAGTGGCAGTTGGTTCCCGCGGAAAACCGCAAGAAGGTAGCTGTAATCGGTGCGGGGCCTGCCGGCTTGGAGGCAGCTCGTGTGCTGGCAGAGCGAGGGCATCAGGTGGTCATCATGGAGGCCAAAAAACAGATCGGTGGCCAATTAAACTACGCCAGACAGGTGCCGGGTAAAGAGGAATTTAATGAAACGCTTCGCTATTATCGGACAGAGCTTGCACGTCTTGGTGTCGAAATTAGGCTGGGAACACTGGCAGAGGCAGAAGCCCTGATCGAAGAAGGCTTTGCAGAAGTGGTGGTGGCAACGGGAGTCATTCCTCGGCGTCCAGAGATTCCAGGTGTGGAGCTCGGACATGTGAAGGGATATGATGCGGTATTCGAAAAGCGCGCCAAGGTCGGTAGGCAAGTAGTCATCGTTGGTGCGGGAGGAATCGCATGTGATTTGTCCCATTTGCTGATGCACGACGAAACGATTTCACCGAAGGCAGCGGAATACTTGCAGGAGTATCGGATTCTAGATGGAAGAGCTGTACAGAAGCTGCAACAAAGAAAACGAAAAATCAGCATGCTGCGGCGTGGGAAGCATGTCGGATCGGGCTTGGGCAAAACGACGCGCTGGGCAGTTCTCGCTAACCTGAAGCGACGTGGCGTAGAGATGCTAACACAAATTGAATACAGCCGGATTGCAGAAGAAGGGGTATATTTCATTCAAAACGGGGAGGAACGCATGATACCTGCTGATACGGTTATTGTAGCGGCTGGTGCGACCTCCAACAATTCGCTATATCACACATTGCTTGATCGGTTGCCTGTGCACCTCATAGGTGGGGCGAAAGAAGCGGGAGAGCTCGATGCCAAGCGAGCCATTTTGGAGGGTGCGACCGTAGGAAGAGCGATTTAA
- a CDS encoding YtnP family quorum-quenching lactonase, with translation MVGNEWQVGQFQLSWLRGGLTKLDGGAMFGVVPKPLWSKRYPSNDLNQIPLRADPILVQAHGKRILIESGLGNERLTEKQKRNFGLEEESQVMDSLAAKGLTPADIDIVIMTHMHYDHANGLVSIRDGQLVSTFPQAAIYVQEQEWAEMREPNVRSKNTYWEENWRPIENQVKTYGASHEVVPGITLHHTGGHSQGHAIVRMETEGQLLLHLADIMPTHAHQNPLWVMAYDDYPMTSIYAKEEWINNGIKQGAWFTFYHDSVYRAVKWNEQGEMIDRIEVIL, from the coding sequence ATGGTAGGGAACGAATGGCAGGTAGGTCAGTTTCAATTGTCGTGGCTGAGAGGTGGACTCACGAAGCTAGACGGAGGCGCAATGTTTGGAGTCGTGCCCAAGCCCCTCTGGAGCAAAAGATATCCATCGAATGATCTCAATCAAATTCCTTTGCGTGCTGACCCGATCCTGGTACAGGCTCATGGCAAGCGTATTTTGATTGAATCGGGATTGGGAAATGAACGGCTAACGGAAAAACAGAAGCGCAATTTTGGCTTGGAAGAAGAGTCTCAAGTAATGGACTCCCTCGCTGCAAAAGGGTTGACTCCTGCCGATATTGATATCGTCATCATGACACATATGCACTACGATCATGCCAATGGGCTTGTCTCTATACGTGATGGGCAACTTGTCTCTACCTTTCCACAAGCCGCCATCTACGTGCAGGAGCAGGAATGGGCGGAGATGAGAGAGCCGAATGTTCGCTCGAAGAATACCTATTGGGAAGAAAACTGGCGTCCCATTGAGAATCAGGTGAAGACGTATGGAGCTTCGCACGAAGTTGTGCCGGGAATCACGCTTCATCATACAGGTGGTCACAGCCAGGGACACGCGATCGTCCGGATGGAGACGGAGGGGCAGCTGCTTTTGCATCTTGCGGACATCATGCCTACACACGCCCACCAAAATCCATTATGGGTGATGGCCTACGACGACTACCCGATGACATCGATCTATGCAAAAGAAGAATGGATCAACAACGGGATCAAGCAAGGCGCTTGGTTCACGTTCTACCACGATAGCGTTTACCGTGCCGTGAAATGGAACGAACAGGGAGAAATGATTGATCGGATAGAGGTTATTTTGTAA
- a CDS encoding MDR family MFS transporter produces MSWIKMRLQEFHPIVWSLVVGTVFVRAASSMSMPFLFLYLSNQTDMSLAMIGLTIGAGPLAGTIGGFIAGAWSDRIGRRRVMLGALYVWTLVFVGFALSKDPWILLLLNIAGGLCRSFYEPVSQALMADVTPQEKRLRVFGIRYMAINVGVAVGPIAGVVLAKSSVALPFLVTALIYLIYVISLQGLLNKFGIKQIEGQKKEVVTFSRAFSVVVNDKAFRLYMLAGVLGAIGYSQMSSTLAKFAEMTVVNGTELFAILMTVNAIVVVVMQLPLTTWAEKKTPLTAILVGNAMYAVGDVGYAFANSWLIFIVAMVFFTIGEILTFTAGDVLIDRMAPENMRGSYYGAKSFSNLGQFIGPWMGGLLLAHYGGTTLFLIVAATSMMSSAFQWAGARAFEVTRGKSLNEPRVESL; encoded by the coding sequence ATGAGCTGGATCAAGATGCGTTTACAGGAGTTTCACCCGATCGTCTGGTCGTTAGTCGTCGGGACCGTGTTCGTCCGGGCCGCCAGCTCGATGAGCATGCCGTTTTTGTTTTTATATTTGTCTAATCAAACAGATATGAGCTTGGCTATGATCGGATTGACGATTGGAGCAGGACCGCTCGCGGGTACAATCGGAGGCTTTATTGCGGGAGCATGGTCGGACAGAATCGGGCGCAGGCGAGTCATGCTAGGTGCGTTGTACGTGTGGACGCTCGTGTTCGTCGGGTTTGCGCTAAGTAAAGACCCGTGGATTCTGCTTTTGCTCAATATAGCAGGGGGACTCTGTCGATCCTTCTACGAACCGGTCTCACAGGCACTGATGGCAGATGTAACGCCACAAGAGAAACGGCTTCGTGTGTTCGGTATTCGCTACATGGCGATTAATGTGGGGGTAGCGGTAGGGCCGATCGCAGGGGTAGTACTCGCGAAAAGCTCTGTCGCCCTACCTTTCCTGGTGACGGCACTGATTTATCTCATCTATGTGATTAGCTTGCAAGGATTATTGAACAAGTTCGGTATTAAACAAATTGAAGGCCAAAAGAAAGAAGTTGTTACATTCAGCCGTGCATTCAGCGTAGTCGTGAACGACAAGGCGTTTCGCTTGTACATGCTGGCCGGTGTTTTAGGAGCAATTGGCTACTCGCAGATGTCTTCTACGCTGGCCAAATTCGCAGAAATGACGGTCGTGAATGGAACTGAGCTGTTTGCCATCCTGATGACAGTCAATGCGATTGTTGTCGTTGTGATGCAGCTTCCGTTGACGACTTGGGCAGAAAAAAAGACGCCTCTCACCGCAATTTTGGTGGGAAACGCCATGTATGCGGTTGGTGACGTGGGTTATGCCTTTGCCAATTCGTGGCTGATATTCATCGTAGCGATGGTATTTTTTACGATTGGTGAAATCCTTACGTTTACAGCAGGAGATGTCCTAATCGACCGAATGGCGCCAGAGAATATGCGCGGCAGCTATTACGGTGCGAAAAGCTTCAGCAACCTCGGCCAGTTCATCGGTCCGTGGATGGGTGGATTGCTGTTGGCACACTACGGAGGTACGACCTTGTTCCTGATTGTAGCAGCTACCTCGATGATGAGCAGTGCCTTCCAATGGGCGGGTGCTCGTGCCTTTGAGGTAACTCGTGGCAAGTCCTTGAATGAACCGAGGGTCGAATCACTCTAA
- a CDS encoding GDSL-type esterase/lipase family protein: MRTSGQFLWRTAGLLSFLSFLLFATGFVLAMNPQQLAPSTASPPAQKEQPPSPLPEKGVHKVVALGDSLTRGAGDANGQGYVGLVRQALEKKSGQSITFTNLAINGQESSELLKQMSQEQVKKLLVEADLIVFTIGGNDLFRQTGGLYTIEKEKVTTALNQLAVNYEEILKQIRSVNKTATIVYTSLYNPFGNTEAAVDTIGPVLDWNNQASQIASKYPQVFVVPTYDLFLRKEQNYLFTDHFHPNAEGYKRMAERILQALE; the protein is encoded by the coding sequence ATGCGCACATCCGGCCAATTTCTTTGGCGCACGGCAGGTCTCTTGTCTTTCCTCTCCTTTCTCTTATTTGCGACAGGGTTTGTCCTCGCGATGAATCCGCAGCAGTTGGCACCATCCACAGCAAGCCCACCTGCACAAAAAGAGCAGCCCCCCTCTCCTTTACCAGAAAAGGGTGTCCACAAAGTAGTCGCACTAGGGGATTCCCTCACGCGCGGTGCCGGAGACGCAAACGGCCAAGGCTATGTCGGACTCGTTCGCCAAGCATTGGAGAAAAAATCGGGCCAGTCGATCACGTTCACAAACCTCGCGATTAATGGACAGGAATCATCTGAGCTACTCAAGCAAATGTCTCAGGAGCAAGTGAAGAAGCTGCTCGTTGAAGCCGATCTGATTGTTTTTACCATCGGCGGCAATGACTTGTTCAGGCAGACAGGCGGGCTGTATACCATTGAAAAAGAAAAAGTGACCACAGCTCTTAATCAGCTTGCGGTCAACTATGAAGAGATTCTCAAACAGATTCGCAGCGTCAACAAAACGGCGACAATTGTTTACACTTCCCTGTACAATCCTTTTGGCAATACCGAAGCAGCCGTCGACACCATCGGGCCCGTACTCGACTGGAACAATCAGGCTTCCCAAATCGCCTCTAAATACCCGCAAGTATTCGTGGTGCCGACCTACGACTTGTTTTTGCGTAAAGAACAAAACTACTTGTTTACAGACCACTTCCATCCGAATGCTGAAGGCTATAAACGGATGGCGGAGCGTATCTTGCAAGCGTTAGAGTGA
- a CDS encoding ABC transporter ATP-binding protein has protein sequence MAETVLSVKGLQKAIGKKPIIHDITFDVFAGEVFGFLGPNGAGKTTTIRMLVGLAKADGGDIRIGGISLQEQFPQAIAQVGCIVENPELYKFLTGRENLEQFARMSGGITPERIEEIVRFVDLERAIDDKVKTYSLGMRQRLGIAQALLHRPKILILDEPTNGLDPAGIRELRQFIRKLAEEEGLAVFISSHLLSEIEMMCDRVAIISQGKVISVGFVKELMEQFADQVDWTIPSSHIQKAEEVLRNLPAVTEVWVVSEERLKSRMDIEKVSEANQALVNGGIPVKGIATKTVTLEDLFLTLTGGGGSHGAEHGGTRTE, from the coding sequence TTGGCCGAAACGGTCCTCTCAGTAAAGGGATTGCAAAAAGCGATTGGCAAAAAGCCGATCATTCATGATATTACGTTTGACGTTTTCGCCGGAGAGGTATTTGGATTTCTCGGGCCAAATGGCGCAGGCAAAACCACCACGATCCGCATGCTTGTTGGATTGGCAAAGGCGGATGGGGGAGATATTCGCATCGGAGGCATCTCCCTTCAGGAACAGTTTCCACAAGCGATTGCGCAGGTTGGTTGTATCGTCGAAAACCCGGAGCTGTACAAGTTTTTGACCGGCAGAGAAAATCTGGAGCAGTTTGCGAGAATGAGTGGTGGTATTACGCCTGAGCGCATTGAAGAAATCGTCCGATTCGTTGATTTGGAGCGGGCGATTGATGATAAGGTAAAGACGTACTCACTCGGAATGAGGCAGCGTCTGGGGATTGCGCAGGCACTTTTGCACCGTCCGAAAATATTGATCCTGGACGAACCAACGAACGGCTTGGACCCGGCGGGGATTCGTGAGTTGCGCCAGTTTATTCGCAAGCTTGCTGAGGAGGAAGGGCTCGCTGTCTTCATTTCGAGTCATCTTCTCAGTGAAATCGAGATGATGTGCGACCGGGTGGCGATTATCAGCCAAGGGAAGGTCATTTCGGTTGGATTCGTCAAAGAACTGATGGAGCAGTTTGCTGATCAGGTCGATTGGACAATCCCGTCTTCCCATATACAAAAGGCCGAGGAAGTCCTGCGAAATCTACCAGCAGTGACAGAAGTGTGGGTCGTTAGTGAAGAGCGCCTGAAATCACGAATGGATATAGAAAAGGTGAGCGAGGCTAACCAAGCGTTGGTCAATGGTGGCATACCTGTGAAGGGGATTGCGACGAAGACGGTTACACTGGAAGACCTGTTCCTTACGTTGACGGGAGGAGGGGGAAGTCATGGAGCAGAGCATGGTGGGACTCGTACAGAATGA
- a CDS encoding ABC transporter permease, which produces MEQSMVGLVQNETIKLLRRRRFLVVVLILAILIPIFTYAQYRSVVTAQERMGTTDWRPLLTQQIVDMQNRLASSRLPEEWRDFIKVRIAQQQYYLDHDINPMAPGGPTFARGFMDQAISMFLPMIIVVLAVDLVSSEFSEGTVKLLLTRPVRRWKVLTSKYITLLLFTSLTVLTTLILAYLLSGVVFGYSGWDLPILTGFEVAGGELETSGAFMLPQWQFLLMQYGLGWFVCVVVATVTLMVSVLVRSAAAGMGIMMAALISGTILTQMASSWESSKYLFVVNLQLTDYLNGTLPPIKGMTLPFSLTVLSVWAIAALIIAYVTFIRRDVTS; this is translated from the coding sequence ATGGAGCAGAGCATGGTGGGACTCGTACAGAATGAAACCATAAAATTACTGCGTCGGCGCCGTTTTCTCGTCGTCGTGCTGATCTTGGCAATTCTGATCCCGATTTTTACATACGCACAGTACCGTTCGGTTGTTACTGCACAAGAACGAATGGGGACAACCGACTGGCGTCCGCTCTTAACCCAACAAATTGTCGATATGCAAAACAGGCTGGCATCAAGCCGTCTTCCCGAAGAGTGGCGAGATTTTATCAAGGTCAGGATTGCACAGCAGCAATATTATTTGGATCACGACATTAACCCGATGGCGCCGGGTGGACCTACTTTTGCCCGTGGCTTTATGGATCAGGCCATTTCGATGTTTTTGCCGATGATTATCGTCGTACTCGCGGTTGACCTCGTATCTTCTGAGTTTAGCGAGGGGACGGTCAAGCTGCTATTGACGCGACCCGTACGGCGTTGGAAGGTGCTGACCAGCAAATACATCACTCTGCTGCTATTTACCTCTCTCACGGTTCTCACGACACTGATTCTCGCTTATCTACTCTCTGGGGTCGTGTTTGGCTATTCGGGATGGGACCTGCCCATTTTGACTGGCTTTGAAGTAGCGGGGGGAGAGCTCGAGACATCTGGGGCTTTCATGCTACCACAATGGCAATTTTTGTTGATGCAGTACGGGTTAGGCTGGTTTGTCTGCGTCGTGGTTGCTACGGTAACGCTTATGGTCTCTGTGTTGGTTCGGAGTGCGGCTGCGGGCATGGGAATTATGATGGCAGCATTAATTAGCGGAACGATCCTGACGCAGATGGCATCCTCCTGGGAATCGTCCAAATACTTGTTCGTGGTAAACTTGCAGCTGACAGATTATCTTAATGGAACACTGCCTCCGATAAAGGGGATGACGTTGCCGTTCTCGTTGACCGTGTTGAGTGTATGGGCAATCGCAGCGCTGATCATTGCGTACGTGACCTTTATCCGTCGGGATGTCACATCCTAA
- a CDS encoding small multi-drug export protein — MDVLWKAGSVTLSGMFELWAAIPVGFMLQLPPVLIAIFSAVGAIISAGAVIFVGGSLRAWLLKRVEKRGKRQGRMWQIWNKYGVVGLGLASPLLTGAPLGAAIGISLGAPTKKLMLWMSVGIIIWSVLLTAGVAFGLLQFMVPETK, encoded by the coding sequence ATGGATGTATTATGGAAAGCAGGATCGGTAACACTATCTGGCATGTTTGAGCTGTGGGCAGCGATCCCTGTAGGTTTTATGTTGCAGCTACCACCGGTTTTGATCGCAATCTTTAGTGCGGTGGGTGCGATTATCAGCGCAGGTGCTGTTATTTTTGTGGGAGGTTCTCTGCGCGCCTGGCTTCTAAAGCGTGTAGAGAAACGGGGCAAGCGTCAGGGGCGCATGTGGCAGATATGGAATAAATACGGAGTGGTCGGCCTTGGTCTGGCTTCGCCGCTTTTAACGGGAGCCCCACTGGGAGCTGCTATTGGTATCTCGCTTGGAGCCCCTACGAAAAAGCTCATGCTGTGGATGTCGGTGGGCATCATTATCTGGAGTGTGTTATTGACGGCAGGAGTGGCTTTTGGTCTTTTGCAATTCATGGTACCAGAAACCAAATAG
- a CDS encoding GNAT family N-acetyltransferase, which translates to MVPTTRDNWQDALRLQVQDEQQRFVPSVAVSLAKVHIRPDGDNCEYEPFCLYDADEMVGFVMIAYDASTDWCYWFNGFLIDHQYQGKGYGRAALAAIVDTVRNRFPQSRFVNLTVCPDNAGARHLYSQSGFEQTGDVYDGEIVYRLSF; encoded by the coding sequence TTGGTTCCAACAACCAGAGATAACTGGCAAGATGCATTACGCTTGCAGGTGCAGGATGAGCAGCAGCGCTTTGTCCCGTCTGTTGCCGTTTCATTGGCGAAGGTTCATATCCGCCCTGACGGTGATAACTGCGAATATGAACCATTCTGTTTGTATGACGCTGATGAAATGGTTGGGTTTGTCATGATTGCTTATGACGCCTCCACAGATTGGTGTTACTGGTTCAACGGTTTTTTGATTGATCACCAGTACCAAGGCAAAGGATATGGCAGAGCGGCTCTCGCAGCGATCGTAGATACAGTACGGAACCGTTTCCCGCAAAGCCGATTTGTCAACTTGACCGTATGTCCAGACAATGCAGGTGCAAGACATTTATACAGTCAATCCGGTTTTGAACAAACTGGCGACGTATACGATGGAGAGATTGTTTACAGACTCTCATTCTGA
- a CDS encoding YusU family protein, translating into MDEKKEALVPELEDLVRKFTELLTGDATPERVEMVKVWCLYTTMAKAMPPLIQHWGSEPEHMEARNQIREIIEQIKQWNQEKNQKH; encoded by the coding sequence ATGGATGAGAAAAAAGAAGCGTTGGTCCCTGAACTGGAGGATCTCGTTCGTAAATTTACAGAGCTGTTGACAGGAGACGCGACTCCTGAGCGCGTAGAAATGGTAAAAGTATGGTGTCTGTACACGACAATGGCAAAAGCAATGCCGCCGCTGATTCAGCATTGGGGAAGCGAGCCTGAGCATATGGAGGCACGCAATCAAATTCGGGAAATTATCGAGCAAATCAAGCAGTGGAATCAGGAGAAAAACCAAAAGCATTAA
- a CDS encoding RNA polymerase sigma factor produces the protein MQSDAEIIQRILQGDIEAYRDLIQRYQHMIYVFIYKMVNNRSDAEDLTQEVFVKAYEKLSTFRGDSQFSSWLHTLARNKSIDFLRRRKYHDSDEQLAYVPSNTRDESPQESLMTKEQRREIKEAFALLSDSYREVIVLRCTHEYPFEKIATLLGIAESTARVRYLRARQELAKLLSRKEGGLVHELPGI, from the coding sequence ATGCAATCCGACGCCGAAATCATTCAGCGGATTCTTCAAGGCGACATCGAAGCGTATCGCGACCTCATCCAGCGATATCAGCATATGATCTACGTTTTCATTTACAAAATGGTAAACAATCGCTCTGATGCAGAGGATCTCACTCAGGAAGTTTTTGTTAAAGCGTATGAAAAATTGTCCACATTCCGTGGGGACAGCCAATTTTCTTCTTGGTTACATACGCTTGCCCGAAATAAGAGCATCGACTTCTTGCGTCGCCGAAAGTATCATGACTCGGATGAACAATTGGCCTATGTGCCATCCAATACACGGGACGAATCCCCTCAGGAATCGCTCATGACAAAAGAGCAACGTCGAGAAATTAAGGAAGCCTTTGCCTTACTGTCAGATTCTTATCGAGAAGTGATCGTCCTTCGCTGTACGCACGAATATCCATTTGAAAAAATAGCTACACTCCTCGGCATCGCCGAATCTACAGCTCGCGTCCGTTACTTGCGTGCTCGTCAGGAACTCGCAAAATTGTTATCCCGCAAGGAAGGGGGGCTCGTACATGAACTGCCAGGCATTTAG
- a CDS encoding DNA repair helicase XPB yields the protein MSYRPDLPLIVQSDRTILLETQHPLFPEARQAISGFTELIKNPEYIHTYRITPLSLWNAAASGLTSQEVTEVLGSYSKYGVPPTIVKEIEDTMRKYGLFRLERIGDQLVLMSEDPLLLAEVTSYKSIAALFENEFVIKSYARGLIKQELIKLGFPVQDLAGYTEGESCAVSLRETTSRGRAFSLRSYQNEAVDAFYSGGAVTGGSGVLVLPCGAGKTVIGLGAICQLQTATLILTTNTTSVRQWIAELLDKTGLDPNMVGEYTGDNKEVKPITVATYQILTYRPTAEDDFPHLKLFSERDWGLIIYDEVHLLPAPIFRVTSGIQATRRLGLTATLVREDGREEDVFTLIGPKKYEIPWKVMEEQGWIAEAHCREIRLPFEPKWREAYAHATARQKFRIAAENPKKLEVVRELLERHAHDRVLIIGQYIDQLEQMATALQLPLITGKVPDKERELLYTQFKKGEITRLIVSKVANFAVDLPDANVAIQISGTYGSRQEEAQRLGRILRPKTDNNTAHFYTLVTRDTREQEFSLHRQLFLVEQGYPYDIIEIETLV from the coding sequence TTGTCGTACCGTCCAGACCTGCCCTTGATCGTTCAAAGCGATCGAACGATATTGTTGGAAACGCAGCATCCTCTATTTCCCGAGGCCAGACAAGCTATCAGTGGTTTTACCGAGCTAATCAAGAACCCAGAATACATCCATACGTATCGGATCACCCCTTTATCGCTTTGGAATGCGGCTGCATCTGGTCTTACATCACAAGAGGTAACAGAAGTGCTTGGCAGCTACAGCAAGTACGGTGTCCCTCCAACTATTGTCAAAGAAATTGAAGATACGATGCGAAAATACGGCTTGTTTCGTTTGGAACGCATTGGCGATCAACTCGTATTAATGAGTGAAGACCCACTTCTTTTAGCAGAGGTGACCAGTTATAAATCAATCGCTGCTCTTTTTGAGAATGAATTCGTCATCAAAAGCTATGCGCGCGGACTGATCAAACAAGAGCTGATCAAGCTCGGGTTTCCTGTTCAAGATTTGGCAGGCTATACAGAAGGCGAATCCTGTGCAGTCAGCTTGCGGGAAACGACATCCCGAGGCCGAGCATTCTCCTTGCGCTCTTATCAAAATGAAGCTGTCGATGCCTTCTATTCCGGAGGCGCTGTGACCGGGGGAAGCGGTGTACTCGTCCTGCCCTGTGGTGCTGGAAAAACGGTCATTGGACTTGGTGCTATTTGCCAATTGCAAACAGCCACACTCATTTTGACCACGAATACGACATCAGTTCGTCAATGGATCGCAGAGCTCTTGGACAAAACAGGACTTGATCCAAACATGGTCGGCGAATACACTGGTGACAACAAAGAAGTCAAGCCAATAACTGTGGCGACTTATCAAATTCTTACATACCGCCCCACCGCCGAAGATGATTTTCCTCATCTGAAACTCTTTTCAGAGCGCGACTGGGGGCTTATTATTTACGATGAGGTGCATTTGTTGCCTGCACCCATCTTTCGTGTTACTTCTGGGATTCAAGCTACTCGCAGACTTGGGCTGACTGCTACTCTTGTTCGTGAAGACGGGCGGGAGGAAGATGTTTTCACGCTGATTGGTCCAAAAAAGTACGAGATTCCGTGGAAAGTCATGGAAGAGCAAGGCTGGATCGCAGAGGCGCATTGCCGAGAAATTCGACTCCCCTTTGAGCCGAAGTGGCGGGAGGCTTATGCACATGCAACCGCTCGTCAAAAGTTTCGCATTGCGGCGGAAAATCCCAAAAAACTGGAGGTCGTCCGCGAGCTATTGGAGAGGCACGCCCACGATCGCGTTTTGATCATCGGGCAATATATCGATCAACTGGAGCAGATGGCAACGGCCCTCCAACTGCCACTTATTACAGGAAAAGTACCGGACAAAGAACGCGAGCTTTTGTACACGCAGTTTAAAAAAGGGGAAATTACACGCCTGATCGTATCCAAGGTAGCCAACTTTGCGGTTGATTTGCCGGATGCCAACGTCGCAATCCAAATCTCCGGGACGTATGGTTCCAGACAAGAAGAGGCACAGCGCCTGGGACGTATCTTAAGGCCCAAAACAGACAACAACACCGCCCATTTTTATACATTGGTAACGAGGGACACGAGAGAGCAGGAGTTTTCGCTCCATCGCCAGCTTTTTCTGGTCGAACAAGGCTATCCATACGATATTATAGAAATTGAAACGCTGGTCTGA